The Echinimonas agarilytica genomic sequence ATTCAATCTAACTCTGATTTGTTAATAAATTGTGACAAAAACGCGGTCGCAATTGGAAGTTTGATGAAAGACCTCTTTTTTATGGCGCGTAACTTACTGAATCCGCCCCAAAAGCCCTATTTATAAAGCTTTCATCGAATATTTCAGTAGTGAAAATAGAAACATTGACTACATTTAAGCAATAGACCAAATGCAAGTTATTGGACCTTTTGGATTGCTTCAGGCGATTGTTTGGCAGAGTTACCTATGAACACCTTGTTTGAATGTTGGAATGGCGGAATTGTTGAGTGGGACGGGCTTTCAGCTCCACGTTTGAGTTTCCCCTACGCTGTGAACGACAGTGAGTTGCTGGCCTTTTTCCTAATTTCGGCTCGTGCATGTCAACTTCAAAGCCGACTGGGTTGGCAGCTTAATTTTGCAGGTAAAGCCTGTTCTGTGCCGCTGTTTCCTGCCCAAGAAATGATGAATCTGTTGTATAAAATTCAGCAGCAGTGTGGTTACGGCCCAACTCTTGTGCGATGTAATCGTGAAAGCATGAATGACGATGATGTGCTGCTATTGCGGATTAAGTGGGTACACCTAGCATCAGGGCAAGCTAATTCGTACATGCCTTTTATTGGTACGCGTTTAAATGACCGAGTATTGGCAAGACCTCAGCCTTTTGTGGTGGCCTGTGATCGGGAACTGGAAGTCAGTTTTAGCCGTTTTGGGCAGTTGCAGCGTGTAGGGCGGCGTAATTTACTGGAAGTGTTGGGTATAGATGATGCGAGCGGTTTTAGCGTGTCGAATTCGTTGATCGAAAAAGCTACGCAGGGGCTTGGTAGTGTGGAAAACTTATGAAAAACGGCGCAAATGCGCCGTTCAAAAAGAGCAAGTGTGCTTTATAAAGTGACCAGATAAGCAACGCAGGCTACGGTTACTGCAAATGCTAAACCGTACCAAAATAATTTAAAGAAGCCGCGAGCGGTATCAATCTTAAAATCATGCATGGCATGGAAAATTCGATGGCATGCATGCCACATGGGAAGTGATATCACAGTGACAATCACAATTTTCCCTATCCAGTGATTTGCAAATGCGGCCACGTTGGCGTATTCAAGCTGCAAAATTCCTAATGGCACAAGCAAGCCTGTGATCAAGATGAGCACTGGTGTTGCAAAAGCTGCTACAACGCCACCGCCGCCAAATAATCCCCAAAAGATGGGTTCATCTGCACGTTCACGTGGTTTGTTTGAATGGCTCATGCGGCACCTCCCCAAGCGACAAATCCAATAATAACAATGGTAGCTATGACAAACGTTGCGTAATGCGCCCATACAATAGGGTCATCGGGTAGTTTTTTATCACCTTTTTGCAGGTGAACTGCTTTGGGAGCTAACGAGAACCAAGTGATGGCATGATACAAGCTGGCGGCTAGAGCAATGGTGTGAAAAATCATCATAGCGGGATGCTGCATGACTGAAAGCCAACCTTCCCATGCAGCTTCGCCTTTCACTAAAGCTGCAAGTCCCCATAATAAAATGAGCGAATAGCTTCCCACAAAAACACTGGTGCCTTCACGAATCATGTACCAGGTGTGGAATGAGTTGTTCAAAAACCAAGTTCTTGGCATGGGTTTGACGTAGGGTTTACGCTTACTCATTTTGACCTCCGTGGACGCAACTTAGACAATACAAAATCGGTGCTACTTTCAACTTTTCCTTGCTGAATGGCCGCTGCTGGATCGACACCTTTCGGACAGACCTCTGAACAATAGCCAACAAAGGTACAGCCCCATACGCCTTCTTCTGCATTCACAATATCAATCCGATCATCGCGCCCTTGGTCACGAGAGTCTTGATTGTAGCGATGCAGTAATGTGAGTGCTGCTGGCCCCATAAATTCATTATTAAGGCCATATTGTGGGCAAGCTGCGTAACACAACCCGCAATTGATACAGAGGCTATATTGACGGTAACGCGTCAATTGCGCGGGTGTCTGAAGGTGCTCGCCGTCGCTAATTTCAATCGCATCTTTGCGAATAATGTAAGGCTTCACTTCTTCTAGTTTTTCAACGAAGTCGCCAATGTCTGCGACTAAATCACGTTCAATTGGAAAGTTTGCCAGTGACTCAACAGTGATGCCTTTGCCAAGGTAATCGCGTAAAAAGGTTTTACAACCGAGTTTAGGTACGCCATTCACCATGTAGCCACACGAGCCACAAATTGCCATGCGGCATGACCAGCGATAGCTTAAGCTGCCATCAATGTTATCTTTGATGTAATGCAGGGCATCAATGACCGACATGTCTTCTTCATAAGGCACTTCAAAGTCTTGTGTGAAGGGCGCCTCATCAAGCTCAGGGCGGTAACGTTGCACAGAAACTCGGATCATTGATTCGCTCATTCTGATCCTCCTACTTTTTCTTGTTGCTCTGCCGCGGCGCCATATACGCGTTCTTTCGGCTGAGATTTGGTGATCACTACATCTTGGTATTCAATATTTGGAACGCCAGTGTCTTGATAGAACGCCAACGTGTGTTTGAGATAATTCTCATCATCACGTTTTTCGTAGCCATCAATGCGTTGATGCGAACCGCGTGACTCTTGCCGGTTGAGCGCTGAGTGGGCCATCACGGTAGCCACATCAAGCATGTAGCCAAACTCAATAGCGCTAAGCCACTCAGTATTAAATACCGTGGTTCGGTCATCCAATTTAAGGTTGCCCAAACGTACGCGTAACTCTGCCAGTTTTTCGATAGCGCCTTGAATCAAGCTTTCTTCACGATAAATACCCACGCCCGCTTCCATGGTTTCAATCAAGCATTGGCGCAACTCGCCAAGGTTTTCGGTCCCATTTGATTCTTGCAATATTTCTTCGGCTTTGCGCTTTGACTCTTGAGCTTGAGCGATGGCCTCTTGCTCTGAAATATGGCTACCCGACGCGGCTTTCTCGGCTGCTTTTTCACCGGCCACTCGGCCAAGTACTGCTAGTTCCGCCAGTGAGTTTGAACCTAAGCGGTTTGCGCCATGCAAGCCGGAGCTAGCACATTCACCAACAGCGAAGAGTCCTTTGATGGAGGTTTCACAATTGGGGTCCACGCAAATACCGCCCATGGTGTAGTGAACTGTTGGGCGCACCGGAATCGGTTCATATACGGGGTCAACGCCCACGTAAGCTTTGGCTAATTCGCGAATGAATGGCAGGCGTTCGTTGATTTTCTTTTCGCCTAAGTGGCGCAGATCAAGGTGGCTTACTTTGCCCCACTTGCTGTCAATCATGTTGCCTTTTTTCTCTTCGTGCCAAAAAGCTTGAGAAACACGATCGCGAGGCCCTAATTCCATGTATTTGTTTTTGGTTTGACCTAAAGGAATTTCCGGGCCCATGCCGTAATCTTGCAAGTAGCGGTAGCCGTCTTTATTGACCAATACCCCGCCTTCACCACGACAGCCTTCGGTCATTAAAATGCCTGTGCCGGGTAGGGCTGTTGGATGATATTGCACAAACTCCATATCACGCAGTGCTACACCGTGACGATAGGCCATAGCCATGCCGTCACCGGTTACGATGCCGCCGTTGGTGTTGTAGCGATAGACGCGCCCTGCACCTCCGGTGGCTAAAATAACTGACTTGGCGCGAATGAGGTGGAATGTACCCTCGGCCAAGTTGATCATAACAAGACCTTTGACTTGCCCGTCTTCGACTAATAAATCGTGGCAGAAAAACTCATCGTAGCGATGAATATTGTCGTATTTGGTCGATGTTTGAAACAAGGTGTGCAGCATGTGAAAGCCAGTTTTGTCGGCTGCAAACCAAGTGCGCTCAATTTTCATACCGCCAAAAGCGCGCACATTCACATGGCCGTCTTCTTTGCGACTCCACGGGCAACCCCAGTGTTCGAGTTGCATCATTTCTGCGG encodes the following:
- the frdA gene encoding fumarate reductase (quinol) flavoprotein subunit → MEIITTDIAIVGAGGGGLRAAIAAAEKYPDLNVALVSKVYPMRSHTVAAEGGSAAVIQDHDTLDNHFNDTVAGGDWLCDQNVVEYFVENSTAEMMQLEHWGCPWSRKEDGHVNVRAFGGMKIERTWFAADKTGFHMLHTLFQTSTKYDNIHRYDEFFCHDLLVEDGQVKGLVMINLAEGTFHLIRAKSVILATGGAGRVYRYNTNGGIVTGDGMAMAYRHGVALRDMEFVQYHPTALPGTGILMTEGCRGEGGVLVNKDGYRYLQDYGMGPEIPLGQTKNKYMELGPRDRVSQAFWHEEKKGNMIDSKWGKVSHLDLRHLGEKKINERLPFIRELAKAYVGVDPVYEPIPVRPTVHYTMGGICVDPNCETSIKGLFAVGECASSGLHGANRLGSNSLAELAVLGRVAGEKAAEKAASGSHISEQEAIAQAQESKRKAEEILQESNGTENLGELRQCLIETMEAGVGIYREESLIQGAIEKLAELRVRLGNLKLDDRTTVFNTEWLSAIEFGYMLDVATVMAHSALNRQESRGSHQRIDGYEKRDDENYLKHTLAFYQDTGVPNIEYQDVVITKSQPKERVYGAAAEQQEKVGGSE
- a CDS encoding fumarate reductase subunit C, producing MSKRKPYVKPMPRTWFLNNSFHTWYMIREGTSVFVGSYSLILLWGLAALVKGEAAWEGWLSVMQHPAMMIFHTIALAASLYHAITWFSLAPKAVHLQKGDKKLPDDPIVWAHYATFVIATIVIIGFVAWGGAA
- a CDS encoding succinate dehydrogenase/fumarate reductase iron-sulfur subunit, encoding MSESMIRVSVQRYRPELDEAPFTQDFEVPYEEDMSVIDALHYIKDNIDGSLSYRWSCRMAICGSCGYMVNGVPKLGCKTFLRDYLGKGITVESLANFPIERDLVADIGDFVEKLEEVKPYIIRKDAIEISDGEHLQTPAQLTRYRQYSLCINCGLCYAACPQYGLNNEFMGPAALTLLHRYNQDSRDQGRDDRIDIVNAEEGVWGCTFVGYCSEVCPKGVDPAAAIQQGKVESSTDFVLSKLRPRRSK
- the frdD gene encoding fumarate reductase subunit FrdD → MSHSNKPRERADEPIFWGLFGGGGVVAAFATPVLILITGLLVPLGILQLEYANVAAFANHWIGKIVIVTVISLPMWHACHRIFHAMHDFKIDTARGFFKLFWYGLAFAVTVACVAYLVTL